From Coccinella septempunctata chromosome 4, icCocSept1.1, whole genome shotgun sequence, a single genomic window includes:
- the LOC123311275 gene encoding maternal protein tudor-like isoform X5 gives MERSVSVGNYVSELESLLSAMIPRNPQLMHPVDQSLLQYKSVTLEPNSRHEIYVSYITDGPCHFSVQLKKSEAILAQLMREINSIPLKTFDELPIPGTVCLAKCMEDSHICRAVITSEVDNQYKLFYVDFGNTEVVPPDNIYQMPFKYIIPKIMAIRLSLDGVDKSTVTIEMQCAFKQFVDNRLLMMEVFPSAKKMCLPKCRMWDPETDTDVMDVLNKAAQLAYPNVIALHRGYTRPVKVTFVHSCNKFYIHLKSNEDELNHLMANLQIYCNSSDATYLENPKVGLPCCAQFAFDGQWYRSSIVSLNEDSAKVKYIDYGNEEDIPVQSLKTIEGQFLTCMRPQAIECCLNGYQKMTEDLDRDNKLEELILDQEFTMKVIDTIDNKSLVDLIDLNGCPVTTLLMDAMVNQTKVQVISNGNFENTTRKYGTETSVRNNDKFQDGEFWSPRDKSQNRMDKSEGWRQNSRKSPGSNSNENAESWRQTNNKNDKEWHDNTSNESFKRGRKNDDTRRRSPNTNLRYDGKYRNNRKKISRGPDNNWNAPEQNKNYQNRNSFGESQDNNYTQNNHSEWNGKDSNRTRNRNPRQDNEGYGNKDNSFNRNKPKNFNDSWNANNSTHSLEENEEFQGVKKKSRNFSGNNSNNTYKSKTDGDEWGSKKNTFDGDSYTEKKTYREKNSYDSDGSYRKGKQDRNYDGKTKYNDRGDYKKKPFRKDHDSHISDYEQTDGRKFNSKSDSKWTDKNTVNASVNRSHTTSTAIDPAPEDSTFQTIEVIGQQKVTLSWFHNPCSFFCQLIDSQQSFSTLMEEIQETYKDKASSYRVVGSPAIALFPEDNVFYRTRILKCLGNQFKVYYVDFGNISVVDKVWPIDKKFMELPMQAIPCGLGGIQPVEDKWPDPTAYTNYMQKEYLDCEFLGFEIDRYMVDLYSDNQEIKLQLIQDNLAKVIEPVIPSLDFDINFLIGQTFRAMIDYVNDLSDFAISLNSGIQLMCAAHNLAMATERFDDELIQKVGQVLIVYCDNIIENRLEVTLYDHVGNKLNILNPDEGAYESVEAVCPHLVIKPTLHGFVSHVEESTIVIQPSECADSLEDMLNVIYEHYNNLPQESTLIPEEGYLYAVCSGDSNWYRGRVISFDDEKISVLYVDYGNTEDVPFSSLRELDSKFYWWDMLAILVHVNVPTADLLEKQVTVQVYFGELGLEGEIVEVVDGVEPQQLEISNINQEFSNSCQITDDKPAGNDNSLEIPSAIPNENEAAQNDAGVSQEEIPCVQNEVAFDGTAVVLSHIDSPSDFYIQLADSQDAISELQSKLQEQIEEMPVLDNTSVGGLCAAPYSVDQMWYRSQILDADEDITTVRFIDYGNTDVIDNKAIQIKTLPAEFLALEEYATRCRLKIKPLEEEWSKATTDRFEELAYADNVYVQFINQDEKANYVELFSGDQNVKDILIAENLAVLDEDLVLDPKLKGYISHMNSPSEFWVQLDGWCAELEWIAEQLSNAVSFPDLEDFTPGSLCAAMFPDDEMWYRARILSNTVAGLEVLFLDYGNSCVCGNLKQLPEHLVMAPPLALKCSLQKPEGLFNWSPEAAQKFSDISADGQTEFTVKKLTTGETSIVELYVNDEAVSSKLLPTTDNVNVTEIESMSSFSVSKEGVVSNEKYRLEKIPGYEYNQDALEKFVEMNNEGKTCYGLEHLTDNWVRLYLNGNDIRKEILPILKIKCVQSPEVTPEVLQSNTNISEDSSNIISSSSQAISDAASEVPEATCDNDSKNNQDVIPQEGSSPEEEISSTSQIEAFDMCSTLLTETINTVTEGVSSEGNESEMTESPKKATELSSMPLITSDNVIDSTMKCENTEELSREKDISSIEKELPDASHKKESDNDRDVSEVSDNENTKGGMPSSCEDPLEENVHAEVSDICEPQNSEEASIEVCDNLQKEEGPQETQEESDDAYKHSDIGVITSETKDDNPAEISEGCPIVQEKEIDVAPNIASFDKSQKDESHTDGDEDAFEICDTANAENDTKETPKRCDTPSEKDFYDNGNNSDKEPYSEQVILDRSNDDVTPNITLKEKDESSEEHSGTSEILQETEIGLVIAEAQINESHDDGDVEAIQVCDTPNTGNNEDPLKVCDDLGNEACSTDVTIEVKNEILQETKDCEISKEERNVPTHGGDILDQTSEICDEVMTREILKEDHKEIHTDSNETRENIQRGCEAEMQLQNEKINEAIPEEVSRDSDIPNDIIVQQEESHKIAEESSDMCNDGVTKKIDNVGHEGIPTNDDENERRENIQGDSEAQKHPQHEEINVTITEEVSRASDSLHAIVKEESQKIAEESSNICDRLEKVEPTSDIKDEIPNIILREETKTQKTNSKVEFTETIMTSFSAPTISKKESERKLSPTKVSPKSKEIPGEPAMEDSPTIEE, from the exons ATGGAAAGGAGTGTAAGTGTAGGTAATTATGTTTCTGAATTA GAATCCCTCCTTTCTGCGATGATTCCAAGGAACCCTCAACTCATGCACCCAGTTGATCAGTCTTTGTTGCAATACAAATCAGTGACTTTGGAACCTAATAGCCGACATGAAATTTATGTATCTTACATCACCGATGGTCCATGCCACTTCTCAGTGCAGCTCAAAAAAAGTGAAGCCATTCTGGCTCAATTGATGAGGGAAATCAATTCTATTCCATTGAAGACTTTCGATGAATTGCCAATCCCAGGAACGGTTTGTTTAGCAAAGTGTATGGAGGACAGTCATATATGTAGAGCGGTGATCACTAGTGAAGTGGATAATCAATATAag CTCTTCTATGTCGACTTTGGCAACACTGAAGTAGTACCTCCTGATAATATATACCAGATGCCATTTAAATACATCATTCCAAAAATCATGGCTATTCGTTTATCACTAGACGGTGTGGATAAATCCACCGTTACAATAGAGATGCAATGTGCTTTCAAGCAGTTTGTTGATAATCGTTTACTCATGATGGAAGTTTTTCCATCCGCTAAAAAGATGTGTCTACCTAAATGCAGAATGTGGGATCCTGAGACAGACACAGATGTTATGGATGTCTTGAATAAAGCAGCCCAACTTGCTTATCCGAATGTTATTGCTCTCCATAGAGGTTATACCCGCCCTGTTAAAGTTACCTTTGTGCACAGTTGTAACAAGTTCTACATTCATTTGAAAAGTAATGAAGATGAACTGAATCATCTAATGGCCAACTTACAAATCTATTGCAACTCGAGCGATGCCACATATTTAGAAAATCCTAAG gTTGGTCTTCCTTGTTGTGCTCAATTTGCCTTCGACGGACAATGGTATCGTAGTTCAATAGTATCGTTGAATGAAGATTCTGCCAAAGTGAAATATATTGATTATGGTAATGAAGAAGACATACCTGTGCAATCCCTAAAAACTATAGAAGGGCAATTCCTGACATGCATGCGACCACAGGCCATTGAATGCTGTTTAAATGGATATCAAAAAATGACTGAAGATTTAGATAGAGACAATAAACTGGAAGAACTTATATTGGATCAGGAGTTCACTATGAAAGTTATTGACACAATTGATAACAAATCTCTAGTGGACCTTATAGACTTAAATGGTTGTCCTGTAACTACTTTACTCATGGACGCTATGGTAAATCAAACAAAAGTCCAAGTTATTTCTAATGGTAATTTTGAGAATACTACAAGAAAGTATGGTACTGAAACGTCTGTCAGAAATAACGATAAATTTCAAGATGGAGAATTTTGGTCCCCAAGGGATAAATCGCAGAACAGGATGGATAAATCTGAAGGTTGGAGACAAAACTCAAG aaaatctCCTGGTTCGAACTCGAATGAAAATGCTGAATCTTGGAGACAAACCAACAACAAAAATGATAAAGAATGGCATGACAATACCTCAAATGAGAGCTTCAAAAGAGGGAGGAAAAACGATGATACTAGAAGAAGGTCACCGAATACAAA CCTCCGATATGATGGAAAATATAgaaataacagaaaaaaaatcag CAGGGGTCCAGACAACAATTGGAATGCAccagaacaaaataaaaattatcaaaatcgaAATTCTTTTGGGGAATCTCAAGACAATAATTACACCCAAAACAATCATTCGGAATGGAATGGTAAAGACTCAAACAGAACCCGCAATAGAAATCCCAG ACAAGACAACGAAGGGTATGGTAACAAGGATAACAGCTTTAACAGAAACAAACCTAAAAATTTCAACGATAGTTGGAACGCTAATAATTCCACCCACAGTCTGGAagagaatgaagaatttcaggGAGTGAA aaagAAGTCCAGAAATTTCAGTGGGAACAATAGCAATAATACATATAAAAGTAAAACAGATGGTGATGAATGGGGAAGTAAGAAAAATACATTTGATGGAGACAGTtacactgaaaaaaaaacatatag agaaaaaaattcatatgacTCTGATGGTTCATACAGAAAAGGCAAACAGGATAGAAATTACGATGGAAAGACGAAATATAATGATAGAGGTGATTATAAGAAAAAACCATTCAGAAA AGATCATGACTCTCATATTAGTGATTACGAACAGAcagatggaagaaaattcaactCGAAAAGTGATTCTAAATGGACTGACAAAAATACTGTCAATGCTTCTGTGAATAGATCTCATACAACTTCAACAGCTATTGATCCTGCACCTGAAGATTCTACATTCCAAACTATTGAAGTGATTGGCCAGCAAAAAGTGACTTTAAGCTGGTTTCATAATCCCTGCAGCTTTTTCTGCCAACTAATAGACTCTCAACAATCCTTCAGTACGCTTATGGAGGAAATACAAGAGACTTATAAGGATAAAGCTTCTAGCTACCGTGTAGTAGGATCACCTGCTATTGCCTTATTCCCCGAAGATAATGTGTTTTACCGAACAAGGATATTGAAGTGCCTGGGCAATCAATTCAAAGTATATTACGTCGATTTTGGGAACATCTCCGTTGTTGACAAGGTATGGCCCATTGATAAGAAATTCATGGAGTTGCCAATGCAGGCTATACCATGTGGACTCGGTGGAATTCAGCCTGTCGAAGATAAATGGCCAGATCCAACGGCTTATACCAATTATATGCAGAAAGAATATTTAGATTGCGAATTCTTAGGCTTCGAAATTGACAG GTATATGGTCGATCTTTATTCTGATAATCAAGAGATTAAGCTGCAGTTGATCCAAGATAATTTAGCCAAAGTCATAGAACCAGTCATTCCATCACTCGATTTCGATATAAACTTTTTGATAGGACAAACATTCCGAGCGATGATTGATTATGTCAATGATTTATCAGACTTCGCCATCTCACTAAATTCAGGAATTCAGTTGATGTGCGCAGCACACAATTTAGCTATGGCAACAGAAAGATTCGACGATGAGTTGATTCAAAAAGTGGGCCAAGTGTTGATTGTTTATTGTGACAATATAATTGAAAATAG attggAAGTGACATTATATGATCATGTGGGAAATaaactgaatattttgaacCCTGATGAAGGTGCATATGAATCTGTTGAAGCAGTATGCCCGCATCTTGTGATCAAACCCACACTTCACGGATTTGTTAGTCATGTGGAAGAGAGCACTATTGTTATACAGCCTTCAGAATGCGCCGATAGCCTTGAAGACATGTTGAATGTAATATATGAACATTACAACAACCTTCCTCAGGAAAGTACTCTCATACCTGAAGAGGGTTACTTGTATGCTGTTTGTAGCGGGGACTCTAACTGGTACAGAGGAAGGGTAATCTCATTCGATGATGAAAAGATTTCCGTGTTGTATGTTGATTATGGTAATACGGAAGATGTTCCTTTCAGCAGCCTCAGAGAACTAGATTCTAAATTCTATTGGTGGGACATGCTGGCGATCTTG GTTCACGTAAATGTACCAACAGCGGATCTTCTTGAAAAACAAGTGACCGTTCAAGTTTATTTTGGGGAACTTGGTTTGGAGGGAGAAATCGTAGAAGTAGTTGACGGTGTAGAACCACAGCAACTAGAAATCAGCAATATCAACCAGGAATTCAGCAACTCTTGTCAAATAACAGATGACAAACCAGCTGGTAATGATAATTCATTGGAAATACCCTCAGCCATTCCCAATGAAAATGAGGCAGCGCAAAATGATGCTGGAGTGTCACAGGAAGAAATTCCTTGTGTACAAAATGAAGTCGCGTTCGATGGTACAGCAGTTGTTCTTAGTCATATAGATAGTCCTAGTGACTTTTACATCCAGCTGGCTGATTCGCAAGACGCCATCAGTGAGCTCCAATCGAAACTGCAGGAGCAAATAGAAGAAATGCCTGTTTTGGACAACACCTCGGTTGGGGGTCTTTGTGCAGCACCTTATTCAGTGGATCAAATGTGGTACCGTTCCCAAATTTTGGATGCAGATGAAGATATAACTACT GTTCGTTTCATTGACTATGGAAACACGGACGTAATAGATAATAAGGCCATTCAGATAAAAACACTTCCAGCTGAATTCTTGGCATTGGAAGAGTATGCCACAAGATGTCGCCTAAAAATCAAGCCTCTCGAAGAGGAATGGTCTAAGGCGACCACCGATAGGTTTGAAGAATTAGCTTATGCGGATAACGTCTATGTACAATTCATAAACCAGGACGAAAAGGCGAATTATGTCGAACTTTTCAGCGGCGATCAAAACGTTAAGGATATTCTGATCGCAGAAAACCTCGCCGTTTTAGATGAGGACCTAGTTCTCGACCCCAAACTCAAAGGTTACATTAGTCACATGAATTCCCCTTCGGAATTTTGGGTGCAGCTAGATGGTTGGTGTGCGGAGCTCGAATGGATAGCCGAACAGTTGTCGAATGCTGTTAGTTTTCCGGATCTCGAAGACTTTACTCCAGGTTCACTGTGCGCTGCGATGTTCCCCGACGACGAGATGTGGTACAGGGCCAGAATTTTGTCGAACACAGTGGCGGGACTCGAAGTCCTCTTTCTCGATTACGGTAATTCCTGTGTTTGCGGCAACTTGAAACAATTGCCCGAACATCTAGTCATGGCCCCACCTCTAGCGCTCAAATGTAGTCTACAGAAACCAGAGGGACTTTTCAATTGGAGTCCCGAAGCAGCCCAAAAATTCTCAGATATTTCTGCTGACGGTCAAACGGAATTCACTGTGAAAAAATTGACCACTGGTGAAACTTCCATAGTTGAACTTTATGTGAATGATGAGGCTGTTTCGTCAAAGTTACTGCCGACGACTGATAATGTGAATGTCACTGAAATAGAGTCCATGAGCAGCTTTTCCGTATCGAAGGAGGGAGTTGTTTCAAATGAGAAATATAGACTGGAAAAAATTCCAGGTTATGAATATAACCAAGACGCTTTGGAGAAATTTGTGGAAATGAACAATGAAG GCAAAACATGCTATGGATTGGAACATTTAACTGACAATTGGGTTCGTCTCTATTTGAATGGAAATGATATTAGAAAGGAAATCCTCCCTATTCTCAAAATTAAATGTGTCCAATCTCCAGAAGTAACTCCTGAAGTACTTCAATCCAACACAAACATTTCTGAAGATTCTTCCAACATTATTAGTAGTTCATCACAAGCAATCTCTGATGCAGCCTCTGAAGTTCCTGAAGCAACATGTGATaatgattcaaaaaataatcaagatgTGATACCACAAGAAGGTTCTTCACCAGAAGAAGAAATTAGTTCAACATCACAAATAGAAGCCTTTGATATGTGTAGTACATTACTGACTGAAACAATAAATACAGTTACTGAAGGAGTGTCATCAGAAGGTAATGAATCTGAAATGACGGAAAGTCCAAAGAAAGCTACAGAACTATCTAGTATGCCACTCATTACTTCAGATAACGTTATTGATAGCACCATGAAATGTGAAAATACAGAAGAATTATCACGAGAAAAAGATATTTCTTCAATAGAAAAGGAACTTCCTGATGCTTCACATAAAAAGGAAAGTGATAATGATAGAGATGTTAGTGAGGTTAGTGATAACGAGAATACTAAGGGAGGAATGCCTAGTTCCTGTGAGGATCCATTAGAAGAAAACGTCCATGCAGAAGTTTCTGATATTTGCGAACCCCAAAATTCCGAAGAGGCGTCTATAGAAGTTTGTGATAATTTACAGAAAGAAGAGGGTCCTCAAGAAACACAAGAAGAATCTGATGATGCATATAAACATTCAGATATTGGTGTCATTACCTCGGAAACGAAAGATGATAATCCAGCAGAAATATCTGAAGGATGTCCAATTGTCCAAGAAAAAGAAATCGATGTAGCTCCTAATATAGCATCTTTTGATAAGTCCCAGAAAGACGAGAGTCATACCGATGGAGATGAAGATGCTTTTGAAATCTGTGATACTGCAAATGCAGAAAATGATACAAAAGAAACACCTAAACGATGTGATACTCCCTcagaaaaagatttttacgaCAATGGTAATAATTCTGACAAAGAGCCATACTCAGAACAAGTAATACTCGACAGATCTAATGATGACGTTACTCCCAACATCACCCTAAAAGAGAAAGATGAATCATCAGAAGAACATTCTGGAACAAgtgaaattcttcaagaaacAGAAATTGGCTTGGTAATAGCTGAGGCACAAATAAATGAAAGTCATGATGATGGAGATGTGGAAGCAATTCAAGTCTGTGATACTCCCAATACAGGAAATAATGAAGATCCACTGAAAGTTTGTGATGACTTAGGAAACGAAGCTTGTTCTACTGATGTTACTATAGAAGTCAAGAACGAAATTCTACAAGAAACCAAAgattgtgaaatttcaaaagaaGAGAGAAATGTTCCAACTCATGGAGGTGATATTCTGGACCAAACTTCTGAAATATGTGATGAGGTTATGACAAGGGAAATTCTTAAGGAAGACCATAAGGAAATACATACTGATTCTAATGAAACAAGAGAAAACATCCAAAGAGGTTGTGAAGCAGAAATGCAactacaaaatgaaaaaattaatgaagcAATACCAGAAGAAGTTTCTAGAGATTCTGATATTCCTAACGATATAAtagtacaacaagaagaatctCACAAAATCGCTGAAGAATCTTCCGACATGTGTAATGATGGAGTGACAAAGAAAATTGATAATGTAGGCCATGAAGGCATACCTACaaatgatgatgaaaatgaaaGGAGAGAAAACATCCAAGGAGATTCTGAAGCACAAAAGCATCCACAACATGAAGAAATAAATGTAACAATTACAGAAGAAGTTTCTAGAGCTTCTGATTCCCTTCATGCAATAGTGAAAGAAGAATCTCAGAAAATTGCTGAAGAATCTTCTAACATCTGTGATAGGCTAGAAAAAGTGGAACCAACCAGTGATATAAAAGATGAAATTCCCAATATTATTTTAAGAGAAGAAACAAAAACCCAGAAAACCAATTCTAAAGTTGAATTCACAGAAACCATTATGACATCTTTTTCGGCACCTACAATTTCAAAAAAAGAATCAGAACGCAAGCTTTCACCAACTAAAGTTTCACCGAAATCGAAAGAAATTCCGGGAGAACCGGCTATGGAAGATTCACCAACAATTGAAGAGTAG